The genomic segment GTATTTATGATAATAAACTTATTATTATTTTCAGAAATGATGGTATTCGTAAAAATGCAGGCAAGATAGCTAAAAAAAGCTTTTCAAAGTTTGGTTCTGCCGGTGGACACAGCAGTATGGCTCGTGCGGAACTTGCTTTGTCAGCACTTGAGGGTATTATTGACTGCACTGATAATAAAAAACTGCTTAAATGGATTATTGACATGATTGAAAATAAAAAAACATCTTCAAAACAAGATATTGTTACAGACAACAATCCCCCGGTTTATCCTTAAAATATGGTTTATCCTTAAAATATTGGAAAAAAATTGAATAATATATATGTTACAATACTTGGTTCAGGAACATGTGTACCCTGTCTAAAAAGAAGTGCCTGCTCCTTATTAATGGAAACAGGCAGATCAAAGCTTTTGTTTGACTGCGGTCCTGGAACAATGAGACGGCTTCTGGAAGCAGGTGTGGAGATTTATGATATTTCATTTATTTTTCTCAGCCATTTTCACCCTGACCACAGCAGTGAGCTGATCCCTTTTTTATTTGCCAATAAATATCCTGATATCAGCAGGCGGAAGATTCCTCTGACCATAGCGGCAGGCAGGGGATTTTCAGATTTTTTTCAAGGATTAAAAAAGGTCTATAAAGACTGGATTGAGCTGCCTTCCGGTTTGTTTAATATAATAGAGATGGATAATAAAAATCCTGACTTTAAGGTTTTTGATGATTTTAAACTCAATACAATGCCTGTTGAGCATAATGATGAAAGCATTGCATTCAGGATAACTAATGATTCAGGGGTTTCAGCAGTTTATTCAGGGGATACGGATTACAGCGAAAATCTTATTAAATTGTCTAAGGATGCAAATCTGCTGATCTGCGAATCTGCACTTCCTGATGCTTTAAAAGTAAAAGGACATCTTACTCCCTCACTGGCTGGAAAAATAGCAGAGCAAGCTGATGTTAAAAATCTTGTTCTAACTCATTTTTACCCTGAATGCGGGCAGGCAGATATAAAAAAAGAATGCAGTAAAACCTATTCAGGTTCTTTATTTCTTGCACAAGACCTGATGAAAATAAATACAGGCTTAAATGAAATATTATCCGATAAATCTGGATGTCCGCAATAAAAACTGTTTGATAGCAGGGGGAGGAGCTGTTGGAACCAGAAAAGCTCTTACCCTTTTACAATGCGGAGCAAATGTAACAATTGTAAGCCCCGAAGTCAGTGAGAAACTGGAAAAACTTGCTTTGTCAGGTGATGTGAAACTGGTAAGAAGAGGATACGCTCCTGGTGATTTAAAAGGCATGTTCCTGGCAATAAGTGCTTCTGATAATAGAACAGTCAATCAAATGGTTTATGAAGATGCTGTGTCCTGCAATGTTTTGTGCAATGTTGCAGATATTCCTGATGCATGTCATTTTACCCTTCCTTCTGTAATTACCCGTGGAGACCTTACTATTACTATATCTAGTTCAGGAAAAAGTCCTGCATTATCCAGGAAATTAAGAATAGAGCTTGAAAAAATCTTTGGAAAAGAATACGCTGAATGTTTACAGCTTATGGGAGCCATACGAACAAAATTGTTGAAAAAAAGCCATGACCCTGATAATCACAGGCATCTTTTTAGAAATATACTGGATAAAGGGCTTGTTGAAATGATAAAATATAATAATATACAGGCAGTCAATGAGCTGCTGTTTGATGTTTTTGGAAAAGGCTATACATGGGAACTGCTCATGAACACAAAACAGGGGAACTGAAATCAGACCTGTAAACCGATATATAATCAAGTTTAATATAAGATAAATGGAAACCTTAATTATATTTACCATTTTATTGTACATACTCAGTACAATAAGCTATTTTGCATATCTGTTTATTCAAAAAGATAATTTATATAGAATAGGTTTTTATATCCTGACTGCTGGATTTGTAACTCATTCCATACTTATAGGCACTGCATTTATGAATACAGGCAGTATTCCTGTTCATAATCTGCATCAGACCCTTTCTATGGTTGGATGGGTTTTAACAGGAAGCTTTATAGTGTTTCATTTGCGTTTTAATCTGCGTATTCTGGGTATATATACGGCACCTATGGCATCCTGTATTATGATTGTATCATCACGCCTGCCTATTGAACCTGCACAAATAAATAATACATTCAAAAGTTTCTGGGTTATATTTCATGTTATAATCATATTTCTTGGGGAAGCGGCCTTTGCCCTGGCCTGCGGGGTTGGAATTTTATACTTGTTCCAGGAAAATGCAATTAAAACAAAAAAAAGAGGATTTTTTTTTAAGCGTCTTCCCT from the Desulfonema limicola genome contains:
- a CDS encoding MBL fold metallo-hydrolase encodes the protein MNNIYVTILGSGTCVPCLKRSACSLLMETGRSKLLFDCGPGTMRRLLEAGVEIYDISFIFLSHFHPDHSSELIPFLFANKYPDISRRKIPLTIAAGRGFSDFFQGLKKVYKDWIELPSGLFNIIEMDNKNPDFKVFDDFKLNTMPVEHNDESIAFRITNDSGVSAVYSGDTDYSENLIKLSKDANLLICESALPDALKVKGHLTPSLAGKIAEQADVKNLVLTHFYPECGQADIKKECSKTYSGSLFLAQDLMKINTGLNEILSDKSGCPQ
- a CDS encoding precorrin-2 dehydrogenase/sirohydrochlorin ferrochelatase family protein codes for the protein MKYYPINLDVRNKNCLIAGGGAVGTRKALTLLQCGANVTIVSPEVSEKLEKLALSGDVKLVRRGYAPGDLKGMFLAISASDNRTVNQMVYEDAVSCNVLCNVADIPDACHFTLPSVITRGDLTITISSSGKSPALSRKLRIELEKIFGKEYAECLQLMGAIRTKLLKKSHDPDNHRHLFRNILDKGLVEMIKYNNIQAVNELLFDVFGKGYTWELLMNTKQGN
- the ccsB gene encoding c-type cytochrome biogenesis protein CcsB, with amino-acid sequence METLIIFTILLYILSTISYFAYLFIQKDNLYRIGFYILTAGFVTHSILIGTAFMNTGSIPVHNLHQTLSMVGWVLTGSFIVFHLRFNLRILGIYTAPMASCIMIVSSRLPIEPAQINNTFKSFWVIFHVIIIFLGEAAFALACGVGILYLFQENAIKTKKRGFFFKRLPSLDMLDNTGYACIVTGFTLVTMGLITGFLYANAIWGRFWSWDPKEIWSGISWLFYAALLHARLASGWRGKKSAIMSIIGFFVLLFTFLGVNLLFKGHHGEFTQW